The genomic interval CCCCCACTCATGGCAACGACAATCCTCGCCATACTGCTGCTCCCCTCCCGCTACTCTCACCAAACTACGCGGCGCCGGATGCCCCAGCGTTTCCACCTGGGGAGAAGGCGCCACTTCCTCCTTTTATCTATCCGTATACATCTACTGCATCTGTCCGCCAGAGCAAGCGACCCAATGCCTCCACGATATCCCATTCACTGTCTCCACCCGAGACGATCCACAGGCACGCGCAGGGCCACTATGGAATCCGGAGCGCTTGCTCTTCGGGACTTCCACACGTCCAGCACAAACGCTATGATCCTTCCCTTCCTCCCTTCCAGGACCCCCTTACGGGCCCGCGCGGACGCTCTTGAACCGCTCCCCTCGCCTCTGTTGCCAGCCGGCCATCTGCTCTGGCCCGTTTCCGCTCATACCCCGAAGGTTGGCCGCAGCCAGAGCTTCCAGGGTCTGGAACTGGGGAAGCATCCCGGAGTGGGTCTTTGGCCTGCCAGCGACGGAGCGGCTTCCTCGCCTTGTCTTCCAGCTTAGCCGCCCGGACCTCGGACTGTCTATGGCTCGCCTCATCTCAGTCTTCTCGCCCGAACCGGCTCTTCAGAGAACGTGCGTGGTCGACACTTTAGGAGCGCCCTTTGCTTTCGCTCAGCGTAGCACAGGTTGCCGCCCTTGTCAAATGGATGGAGCCATTCGCCAGCGCGCTTCGGCCAGTCATGCTTGCTGCAAGCCCCCCTCGACGAGAGGGCTGCCATCGTGTATAATAGGCGCAACGTCAACAGACCTGGCAGCAACTGGCTGCCGGGAAGGATCGATCGATACCCGGGCAAGCTCGACTCAGCGGCAGGAGAGCGGATCGAGCCAGGCTCGTCGCGCTCACGAAAGCCGAGCTGGGGAGCAAGGCAGATCAGTAACGGAAGAGCAGCCGCCTTGGCTGAAGTGAAGATCTTGCGGCGCCGCGCCGACCGCAGCATACCTTGTTAGCAGGCTCCGAGAGACCCCAGGCTGCGGCAGCAGGCCCGTGTAAGCAGGAGTGAGTCAGCATGGCAAAGAAAGCAGGTGCACGCAGCGGGACACGGCAGAAGGCCCGCGCGCAGAAGCACATCGAGCTGGTTCGCCAGGCAGGGCAGGGAGAGCAGAAACAAAGCAGGGTTTCTACCCTGGAAGGCGCCGCAGCCTCACCGAGCCAGCAGAACACCTCGAGCACCGCCGTCGCCCAGACTCGTCCCGCGGAAACACATACGCGGGAACAGACGGCGGTTCCTGCCGAAACTTCTCGTCCGGTCAGCGCCGCTGGCAAGCTGGCTGCTCGTCGTCAGGCAGGCCGGGCCGCTCAGCGCAGCGCCGCCTTAGTGACCCCTGAGCACTACGCTTATGTCCGCCGCGATCTGGTGATGATTGTGATCCTGGCAGCTATCATGTTCGCAACCTTGATTATTCTCCATTTCGTGCCAGCTCTCGGCGGCTAGAACAGAACAGCAGCGCTCCCCCCATCGCGTGCGCACCCCCACCTGGCAGGCCGGGGAGCAAAGGCGATAGGGAAGTCGTTGCTCCCTCCAGAACAAGGCGCACGCCGATCCACTCAGCTCTCCAGCGCAGAGAAAAGAACAGAAGCACCGAGGTCTTTCCTCCTCTCCTCAGTGCTTCTTCTTTTTCTTCTTCTTCGGTGTCGAGGATATCTCACCCTTATCCTGAATGGCTTGCCCAGAGGCCGCACAGCCGCCTGCAGCCAGACGACCGAGCGGGGAAAGAGCTGTGCACATGCAAAGCTCGCGTTGCTCTGCCCCCTGTCCTGGCTGGCCCTAGTGCATCAAGGGACCAGTATTCAGCCCGGCGGAAATACCCTGGCGATGTTCAGCCGGGATTGTTACGCCCAGCACACGTTGCATGGCCATAGTATGCGAACAATGCCCCCAGTCCTGGAAGAAACGGCAGGTACAGCTCCAGACCCCATGATCATAATTGGTGGTATGGACATCGTTCTCGCCACGAAACTTGGCCTCGAAGCGTGTGAACTGGATACGCTCCGGCTCTTCCGCATAGCGCTTGGCTTTAGCGATCTTGCTGATCATGCTTGAATTCACGGTCGGTACTCTCCTTCAGGTATAGCAAGCACCACTTACTTCGCAGACAGATCAACGGTAACTGCCTCACGAGGCGTGGACAACAGCTCATGCCAATAGGTATGGTCTATCCCAATCCCATCAGCAATGTTCTCAATGCACAAGGGCTGATGGCCCGAGAGCGTGTCTCACCCTCCTTTCACGCGAAGTCTCGCCCCGGAGCAGAGGGACGATCAGCTACCAACACTGGCCCACTCACTTCTCTTCGCAATCAGATACGGAGGCCACCTGCGCCTGGGAGACATTCCCACGACGCAATCATGTGAAGAATCTGCGTAGAGTCTGGTGATGAGTGCATGTTGACCGTGATAAGAGAAATAAAAAACACCAGGGCCGAACCTCCCCAGTGTGTATGCATGCTAGCCGTTGGCAGTACGGGCTGACACGCCTGCCTTCCGCGACGTAACCCTTGCATCCTCTTTCTCTGAGTGCATAGGCGGCAACCCTCGTAATTGATGTCTTCCCCGTTGAAACTCTGCACCGTCCTGGTAAGACAAAGTATACCACAGATTGGTGTGAATGTCCAGGGGGAGAGATGGCCCCCCAGAGACCGTGCCAGACCCTGCTAGACCTTGCTCTGTTCCGTTTCTCTGGACTGGCCAGATTCACAACTGCAGTGTTAGCCACTTCACTGCATTCTCTGCCTTCTCTTGGCTACACTCATGATTGTCAGCGCCTGGCCAACCAGCGGAACACCGCTTGCTTTTCCGATGGGTGTATGCCGCTTGCTCGTGGCCTCACGTTCACCAGGCATGACCGACGTTGAGTGAGAAGAATTCGGGCGAGCGGCCAGATCCACGGCCATGCCAGCCAGGTCCACTCGTCGTGCAGACAATCACTGGCCAGTCTCGACCGATTAGGAGGAGAGAATCGCCGATGAGCAGCAGTGACCCCTTTCGAGCTGGAGTCTCTCTGCCCAGGTGCAGAGGTGCCTTCCTGGCTAGTCTGCTTCTGGCGCTCCTACTGAGCGCCTGTCTCTTCCCCGGCCCTGGTTCTTCAGAGGCTGATCGCCATGCCACTCCAGCAGCGACAGTCGTCACCAGACAGGCTCCTGCCCCCCTTCCTGGCAACCACGCCATCGTCGATCGCCCCATGATCCGCAATCTCCCCCCCGGTCAAGCTGTCCCCCAGGGTCTCGTGCTCTCTTTGACTATCAATTTGCTGTACAATGACATGGCTCTGGAGCGGACGCTCACTCAGATCTATACGCCTGGTTCGCCACTCTACGGGCACTACCTGACGCCGCTGCAGATTCGCCAGGCCTTCGGTCCTAGCGATGACCAGATCCAAAGCGTGCGTCAGTGGTTTAGCAGCCAGGGCTATCGCATCCTGGGGGTCGATAGTCTGGCCACCTCGCTGCAGGTCGAGGCTTCGGTGGCCACCATTGAACGTAGCCTGCATCTGCAGCTGCAGCAGTACATTCAGGAGACCGGTCAGCTCAGTCAGAGATTCTACCTGCCCACCGGCCAGCCGAGCCTGCCAGCCCCCATTGCCTCTCTGATCCAGTCGATCATCGGGCTGAGCACCTTTAGCATCTTCCAGCCAGAGCAGCGCTTCCGACCGCTGGTTCCAGCGGTGACGAGCGGCTCCGGGAGTTGTGCCAAGTATGGAGCCAGGCAGACGCTGACACGCGCCCAGCTAGCCACCGCCTACCAGTTCGATCAGCTCTATCGGCGTGGCCTGCAAGGCCAGGGCATGAGCATCGGCATTCTCGAATTGAATGAGCCGTTCGATGCGCACGATGTTGCCACGTACTTCTCCTGCGCGGGAGTCCAGCCCCCTTCCATCGAGGTGGAGAACGTTGTGGGAAGGGTCGCACCCGGACCAGGGGAGGGGGAGGCCGCTCTCGACATCGAGCTGGCGGGCAGCCTGGCCCCACAGGCTCACCTGATAGTCTATCAGGCTCAGGGGGCCTCGGTCCAGGACATGCTGGCCATTTTCCAGCGCGTCGCAGCAGAGAAGCGAGTGGCAGTGCTCAGCATTAGCTATGGAGCCCCAGAGAGTGCTCTCAGCGCCAATGAGCAGCTGAGCCTGGCACGGGAGTTGCGCATTATGGCGGCAGAGGGGATCTCCGTGCTGGTGAGCAGCGGGGACTGTGGGGCTTTCTCACAGCGTGTTCCCAATCTTGCCCTCGTGGAGATGCCCAGCGCTATTCCCTACGCGATCGCTGTGGGCGGTACGATTCTGCAGGTGAATGCTCATAATGTGCGTACTGCCGAAAAGGCGTGGGGACGTATGAGCGGCTCCGGATCGGTTTGCCAGAACGATTGGGGGAGCGGCGGAGGCGTCACTCAGTCCTCTTTCTTTAAGCGCCCTTCCTGGCAGGTCGGTCCCGGCCTGAATAGCCATTACGATGGGACAGCGGGCCTGATCCTTACCCCGAATCTTACTCCCGTGCAGGCTCCAAATGGCTTGCGCCAGGTCCCCGATGTGGCCGCCGCTGCCGACAACATCGCCATCTTCTGGAGTGGACGCTGGGTGAGAGCCGGTGGCACCAGCGCCGCCGCCCCCATTTGGGCCGCAGGTTTGGCTCTGCTGGACCAGGGCCTGCGCCAGCAGCAGAAGCCCCTCTTCGGCAGCACACCGACCACCTACCGG from Thermogemmatispora onikobensis carries:
- a CDS encoding S53 family peptidase, translated to MSSSDPFRAGVSLPRCRGAFLASLLLALLLSACLFPGPGSSEADRHATPAATVVTRQAPAPLPGNHAIVDRPMIRNLPPGQAVPQGLVLSLTINLLYNDMALERTLTQIYTPGSPLYGHYLTPLQIRQAFGPSDDQIQSVRQWFSSQGYRILGVDSLATSLQVEASVATIERSLHLQLQQYIQETGQLSQRFYLPTGQPSLPAPIASLIQSIIGLSTFSIFQPEQRFRPLVPAVTSGSGSCAKYGARQTLTRAQLATAYQFDQLYRRGLQGQGMSIGILELNEPFDAHDVATYFSCAGVQPPSIEVENVVGRVAPGPGEGEAALDIELAGSLAPQAHLIVYQAQGASVQDMLAIFQRVAAEKRVAVLSISYGAPESALSANEQLSLARELRIMAAEGISVLVSSGDCGAFSQRVPNLALVEMPSAIPYAIAVGGTILQVNAHNVRTAEKAWGRMSGSGSVCQNDWGSGGGVTQSSFFKRPSWQVGPGLNSHYDGTAGLILTPNLTPVQAPNGLRQVPDVAAAADNIAIFWSGRWVRAGGTSAAAPIWAAGLALLDQGLRQQQKPLFGSTPTTYRLANHPGSFQPFNDIVSGDNGFYRATPGWDYVTGWGSPNFFALLQCLQSA